From a region of the Chloroflexota bacterium genome:
- a CDS encoding DUF4274 domain-containing protein, with product MSNQLTKSETYAVLQVLELGADYRHLTKPLQWHQLMLHWNWDGNLEPLWWIIQQPHCDFGTALLIFWRACAGYYYQYPNREALVADKVNPAIYDLIKQIEINYRNGFYQQQIFGYDPTNEDGDDFTQDYLEKRRQAIPEPMLRPSPGAIIERQSLIQPVIRPLSNHEASKVAKQLNQAWQVLTTNNPKLTPESTSPIIVQAIAELIEQVRQTLAITQQIADQHPMQALGWLWAEQLCRRYGWQWACHSSRAARVLGVICPNTTHIHFPPRLINYSLNVRREKNQIYAFFERLADLQATTDLRDAYSSGWIHRAE from the coding sequence ATGTCAAATCAATTAACCAAATCTGAGACTTATGCTGTATTACAAGTACTAGAACTCGGCGCAGATTATCGGCACTTGACCAAGCCCTTGCAATGGCATCAATTGATGTTGCACTGGAATTGGGATGGTAATTTAGAACCACTTTGGTGGATTATCCAACAACCACATTGCGACTTTGGCACAGCATTATTGATTTTTTGGCGAGCTTGCGCCGGTTATTACTATCAATATCCTAATCGTGAAGCCCTTGTGGCAGATAAGGTCAATCCAGCTATCTACGATTTAATTAAGCAGATTGAAATCAATTATCGTAATGGATTCTATCAACAACAGATATTTGGCTATGATCCCACCAATGAAGATGGCGATGATTTTACGCAAGATTATCTTGAAAAACGAAGGCAAGCCATTCCTGAGCCAATGTTACGGCCTAGCCCTGGGGCAATAATCGAGCGCCAATCGTTAATCCAGCCAGTAATTCGCCCACTATCCAACCACGAAGCCAGCAAGGTTGCCAAGCAGCTCAACCAAGCTTGGCAAGTTCTTACAACCAACAATCCCAAACTTACGCCTGAATCAACCAGCCCTATCATCGTTCAAGCCATTGCCGAATTAATTGAGCAAGTTCGCCAAACGCTAGCAATCACTCAACAGATTGCTGATCAACATCCAATGCAAGCGCTCGGTTGGCTTTGGGCTGAGCAGCTCTGCCGTCGCTATGGTTGGCAATGGGCTTGCCATTCCTCACGGGCAGCCCGAGTACTTGGCGTAATCTGCCCAAATACAACTCATATCCATTTTCCACCGCGATTAATTAACTATAGCTTAAACGTGCGTAGAGAAAAAAACCAAATCTACGCATTCTTTGAGCGTTTGGCAGATCTTCAAGCCACAACCGATTTACGTGATGCCTATAGTTCGGGCTGGATTCATCGGGCCGAGTAG
- the smpB gene encoding SsrA-binding protein SmpB, which produces MAKESKDSIEVMGDNRKARHDYFIQETYEAGIVLRGTEIKSIRRGHVQLRGSYARVQNGEIWLYDAHIAPYAETGELFNHEPMRPRKLLLHRREILKLHQKLATKGLTLVPLRIYLRGRLAKVELGLAQGKKLYDKRDSIADRDAKRQIERAMKNRYE; this is translated from the coding sequence GTGGCTAAAGAGAGTAAAGATTCAATCGAGGTCATGGGCGATAATCGCAAAGCTCGCCATGATTATTTTATTCAAGAAACCTATGAGGCGGGCATCGTTTTGCGCGGCACCGAAATTAAGTCGATTCGGCGCGGCCATGTGCAATTGCGTGGCTCGTATGCGCGGGTGCAAAATGGCGAAATTTGGCTCTACGATGCCCATATTGCCCCCTATGCTGAAACTGGTGAATTGTTTAACCATGAGCCAATGCGTCCACGTAAGCTGTTATTGCACCGCCGCGAAATTTTGAAGCTACACCAAAAATTGGCGACCAAGGGCTTAACTTTAGTGCCCTTAAGAATTTATCTGCGTGGCCGCTTAGCCAAAGTTGAGCTAGGGCTAGCCCAAGGTAAAAAGCTCTACGATAAACGTGATTCGATCGCCGATCGCGATGCTAAACGCCAAATTGAACGCGCAATGAAGAATCGTTATGAATAG
- the pyrF gene encoding orotidine-5'-phosphate decarboxylase, with the protein MFMQKFRAAATSNRSTLCIGLDPDLARLPEHLPRDATGIVQFNQAIIEATSDLVCAYKPNIAFYEALGSAGWQALKQTIASIPSHIPILLDAKRGDIGSTAQAYASAAFDELGVDAITLSPYMGYDSLQPFLERADKTCFILCRTSNPGGDDVQNLMLADGEPLFLKIAELVAKRWNSNHNCGLVVGATYPAEIATIHQRYPELPLLVPGVGSQGGDIEAVLAAAGEQAIINVSRSVLYASGGSSFAEAARKVAQGFLVPKQALNHP; encoded by the coding sequence ATGTTTATGCAAAAATTCCGTGCGGCAGCGACCAGCAATCGTTCAACCTTGTGTATTGGGCTTGACCCCGATTTGGCGCGTTTGCCGGAACATTTACCCCGTGATGCCACTGGAATTGTCCAGTTCAACCAAGCCATTATTGAGGCAACCAGCGATCTGGTTTGTGCTTATAAACCAAATATTGCCTTTTACGAAGCCTTGGGCAGTGCTGGCTGGCAAGCCTTAAAACAAACCATCGCCAGCATTCCTAGCCATATTCCAATCTTGCTTGATGCTAAGCGTGGTGATATTGGCTCGACTGCCCAAGCTTATGCGAGCGCAGCCTTTGATGAGCTAGGCGTTGATGCGATTACGCTTAGCCCGTATATGGGCTACGATTCGCTCCAGCCATTTTTGGAGCGAGCCGATAAAACCTGCTTCATTTTATGCCGCACATCTAACCCAGGTGGCGATGATGTACAAAATTTGATGTTAGCTGACGGCGAGCCGCTCTTTTTGAAAATTGCCGAACTGGTGGCCAAACGCTGGAATAGTAACCACAATTGTGGGCTAGTGGTTGGCGCAACCTATCCCGCTGAAATTGCCACGATTCATCAGCGCTACCCGGAATTGCCGCTATTGGTGCCTGGAGTTGGCAGCCAAGGTGGTGATATTGAAGCAGTGCTGGCAGCCGCAGGCGAACAGGCGATTATCAACGTTTCGCGCTCGGTATTGTATGCTAGTGGTGGTAGTAGCTTCGCTGAAGCTGCCCGCAAGGTAGCCCAAGGCTTTTTAGTGCCTAAACAAGCCTTAAATCACCCGTAG
- the fabF gene encoding beta-ketoacyl-ACP synthase II, with protein MNRRVVVTGLGAISPLGLDVPSLWEGIVQARSAVGRITQFDPTKFSAQIAAEVHGFDAANYMDKKEARRNSRFVHFAVAAAKEALRSADFTITDENADDVGVIIGCGVGGLDNFTTYLRVMDAKGPDRITPFLIPMMIVDMAGGVVAIEIGARGPNFCPVSACATSGNAIGEAWHVIRRGEAKVILAGGTEASITEIGIGAFASARALSTRNDDPATASRPFDKDRDGFVMGEGSGVLVLEDYEHAVGRGATILAELVGYGVSTDAYHITMPAEDGSGAVKAMRMALRQAGLEPHQLGYLNAHGTSTPVNDRTETLAVKKVFGDYTAKLPISSNKSQIGHTLGAGGAIEAVIGICAMREGLLPATINYHTPDPECEIDCVPNTPRPAQFSSFMSNSFGFGGHNVSLLFKAFEA; from the coding sequence ATGAATCGACGTGTCGTCGTCACAGGATTGGGCGCGATTAGCCCATTGGGCCTCGACGTGCCATCTTTGTGGGAGGGCATTGTCCAAGCACGTTCGGCGGTTGGGCGAATTACCCAATTCGATCCAACGAAGTTTAGTGCTCAGATTGCCGCAGAAGTCCATGGCTTTGATGCTGCCAACTATATGGATAAAAAAGAGGCACGGCGCAACTCGCGCTTTGTGCATTTTGCGGTAGCAGCAGCCAAGGAAGCCTTACGCAGCGCCGATTTCACGATTACCGACGAAAATGCTGATGATGTAGGGGTCATCATTGGCTGTGGCGTTGGTGGTCTCGATAATTTTACAACCTATCTGCGGGTGATGGATGCCAAGGGTCCCGATCGAATCACACCATTTTTGATTCCAATGATGATTGTGGATATGGCAGGTGGGGTTGTGGCAATTGAAATTGGCGCACGCGGCCCGAATTTTTGTCCAGTTTCGGCCTGTGCAACTTCGGGCAATGCTATCGGCGAAGCTTGGCATGTGATTCGACGGGGCGAGGCCAAAGTTATTTTAGCCGGTGGTACAGAAGCATCAATTACCGAAATTGGAATCGGTGCTTTTGCGAGTGCCCGAGCACTCTCAACCCGCAACGATGATCCAGCCACCGCCTCGCGTCCCTTCGATAAAGATCGCGATGGCTTTGTCATGGGCGAAGGTTCAGGGGTTTTGGTGCTTGAAGACTATGAGCATGCGGTCGGCCGTGGCGCAACCATTTTGGCCGAATTGGTTGGCTATGGAGTCAGCACCGATGCCTATCACATTACCATGCCTGCCGAAGATGGCTCAGGCGCGGTCAAAGCTATGCGGATGGCGTTGCGCCAAGCAGGCTTAGAGCCACACCAATTGGGCTATTTGAATGCCCATGGCACTTCAACTCCGGTCAATGATCGCACTGAAACCTTGGCGGTTAAAAAAGTGTTTGGCGATTATACTGCCAAACTGCCAATTAGCTCGAACAAATCGCAAATTGGCCATACCCTCGGGGCTGGCGGTGCAATTGAAGCCGTGATCGGCATTTGTGCAATGCGCGAAGGCCTGCTCCCCGCCACGATCAACTATCATACTCCCGACCCTGAGTGTGAGATCGATTGTGTGCCGAATACACCACGGCCAGCCCAATTCTCCAGCTTTATGAGCAATTCATTTGGCTTTGGTGGCCATAACGTTAGTCTGTTGTTCAAGGCTTTTGAAGCCTAA
- a CDS encoding nuclear transport factor 2 family protein, protein MSNAHALVTQFWQLMQTNDFVAVGSVLHDEYILDWPQSNERIRGRTAFAQMNQEYPATGAWQFTINRLIASETEACSDVSVTDGHVEARVISFFTICDGLIIKQVEYWPEPYPAPANRQHLVEPIN, encoded by the coding sequence ATGAGCAATGCCCATGCACTGGTGACCCAATTTTGGCAATTGATGCAAACCAATGATTTTGTGGCGGTTGGCAGCGTATTACACGATGAATATATTTTAGATTGGCCACAATCAAATGAACGGATTCGCGGTAGAACGGCCTTTGCCCAAATGAATCAAGAATATCCTGCTACTGGCGCTTGGCAATTTACGATCAATCGTTTGATTGCCAGCGAGACTGAGGCATGTAGCGATGTTTCGGTTACTGATGGCCACGTCGAGGCGCGGGTGATTAGCTTTTTTACAATTTGTGATGGGTTGATTATCAAGCAGGTTGAATATTGGCCAGAACCCTACCCAGCCCCAGCCAATCGGCAGCATTTGGTCGAGCCGATTAACTAA
- the nrdR gene encoding transcriptional regulator NrdR produces MRCPYCTGESAVIDTRELDNGETIRRRRRCKHCDRRFTTYERVESVNVMVVKKNGDREPYDREKLLRGLRVAAYKRPISADVIETLVTEVEAALIAYDALEVPSSVIGEQVMERLRSLDEVAYIRFASVYRSFSDLGKLREAVEELMEKE; encoded by the coding sequence ATGCGCTGCCCGTATTGCACTGGCGAAAGTGCAGTGATCGATACTCGCGAACTTGATAATGGTGAAACCATCCGTCGTCGCCGTCGCTGCAAACACTGTGATCGCCGCTTCACAACCTATGAACGGGTTGAATCTGTTAATGTCATGGTCGTTAAGAAAAATGGCGACCGTGAGCCATATGACCGCGAGAAATTATTGCGCGGTTTACGGGTTGCGGCCTATAAACGGCCTATCTCAGCCGATGTAATTGAAACGTTGGTCACTGAAGTCGAGGCTGCCCTGATCGCCTACGATGCCTTGGAAGTTCCTAGCTCGGTGATTGGCGAACAGGTGATGGAACGCCTACGCTCACTCGATGAGGTAGCCTACATCCGCTTTGCCTCGGTTTATCGTTCATTTAGCGATCTTGGCAAGCTGCGTGAAGCTGTCGAAGAACTTATGGAAAAGGAATAA
- a CDS encoding ABC transporter substrate-binding protein, translated as MRYRRILAVAGLFFLAACGGQTATPTAVTGNDQAKPLTKVTIAMPYVPNIQFAPFYLAKTQGYYEAEGLDVTFDYQYETDSVQRVANGSVQFGMAGGDSVLLARAQGLPIMTVATISQRSPIVFYSKAELNIKTPADLKGKSVGIPGRFGASYIGLLALMYSNSLQESDLNIQEIGFAQVQALSEDKVQVASGYGNNEPIQLAEAGVKLNIIRVSDSFALTSDGLIVNESLIKEQPTVVMGFVKATLKGMSETIADPTQAFNNSLREIPELQAADDVTKALQQKVLAETIGYWQSDSTAKYGLGFTDQATWQATHDFLRQQNILKQDVAVGESFVNGFIATP; from the coding sequence ATGCGTTATCGTCGTATCTTAGCCGTGGCTGGGCTTTTCTTTTTGGCGGCGTGTGGTGGGCAAACTGCCACGCCAACCGCCGTTACGGGCAATGATCAAGCAAAACCGCTAACCAAAGTAACGATTGCCATGCCCTATGTGCCAAATATTCAATTTGCCCCGTTTTATTTAGCCAAAACCCAAGGCTACTACGAAGCTGAAGGCTTAGATGTAACCTTCGATTATCAATATGAAACTGATTCAGTCCAGCGGGTGGCCAATGGCTCAGTTCAATTTGGCATGGCTGGCGGCGATTCGGTGCTGCTAGCACGAGCGCAAGGCTTGCCGATTATGACCGTTGCAACGATAAGCCAACGCTCGCCGATTGTTTTTTATAGCAAAGCTGAGCTGAATATCAAAACTCCAGCCGATCTCAAAGGCAAAAGTGTTGGGATTCCAGGCCGCTTTGGGGCTTCGTATATTGGTTTGTTGGCGTTGATGTATTCAAATTCCTTGCAAGAGAGCGATTTGAATATTCAAGAAATTGGCTTTGCCCAAGTTCAAGCGCTGAGCGAAGATAAAGTCCAGGTTGCCAGTGGCTATGGCAATAATGAGCCAATTCAGTTGGCCGAGGCTGGGGTTAAATTAAATATTATTCGGGTGTCAGATTCGTTTGCCTTGACCTCTGATGGCCTTATTGTTAATGAAAGCTTAATTAAAGAGCAACCCACGGTGGTTATGGGCTTTGTCAAAGCCACATTAAAAGGCATGAGCGAGACGATTGCTGATCCAACGCAGGCCTTTAATAATAGTTTGCGTGAAATTCCCGAGCTGCAAGCGGCTGATGATGTAACAAAAGCCTTGCAGCAAAAAGTTTTAGCTGAAACAATTGGCTATTGGCAAAGCGATTCGACCGCTAAATACGGCCTTGGGTTTACTGATCAGGCCACTTGGCAAGCGACTCACGATTTCTTGCGCCAACAAAATATTCTCAAACAAGATGTTGCAGTGGGCGAGTCGTTTGTGAATGGATTTATTGCTACACCCTAA
- the ribE gene encoding 6,7-dimethyl-8-ribityllumazine synthase — protein sequence MNVIEGNLIGTGLRVAIVIARWNDFIGGNLLEGAVNTLKRHGVSDDDISVAWCPGSYEIPLVVKKIAERGQHDAIITLGAVIRGATSHYEVVVNAVSSGVTKVMHDTGIPVLLGVLTTDTIEQAIERAGTKAGNKGSECAVAAIEMANLLKQL from the coding sequence ATGAATGTGATTGAAGGAAATTTGATCGGCACAGGCCTACGAGTGGCGATTGTGATTGCCCGCTGGAATGATTTTATCGGCGGAAATTTGCTCGAAGGCGCGGTCAATACACTCAAACGCCATGGGGTTAGCGACGATGATATTAGCGTCGCATGGTGTCCTGGCTCGTATGAGATTCCGCTCGTGGTGAAGAAAATTGCTGAGCGTGGCCAACACGATGCAATTATCACGCTTGGCGCAGTTATTCGTGGCGCAACCTCGCATTACGAAGTTGTGGTCAATGCTGTTTCCAGTGGCGTGACCAAAGTGATGCACGACACTGGAATTCCAGTATTGTTGGGCGTGCTGACCACCGACACGATTGAGCAAGCGATTGAACGAGCTGGCACGAAGGCTGGCAACAAAGGCTCAGAGTGTGCAGTTGCCGCGATCGAAATGGCCAATTTGCTCAAACAACTCTAG
- a CDS encoding DUF5679 domain-containing protein, which produces MTVEAYCVKCKQKRTVDNAEVIQMENGRRAAKGKCPECGTNLTRFLPSEKKK; this is translated from the coding sequence ATGACGGTTGAAGCGTACTGTGTCAAATGCAAACAAAAACGCACCGTGGACAATGCTGAAGTAATTCAGATGGAAAATGGGCGGCGAGCAGCCAAGGGCAAATGCCCCGAATGCGGCACCAACTTGACCCGCTTTTTGCCCAGCGAAAAAAAGAAATAA
- a CDS encoding restriction endonuclease codes for MATPVSQETKTDLKDVKPQAPAVPLLWRQLWIAGLLTGLVWCLVIFAPFSYMIYLAGVIPIGGGIYLGRKIQGRALVHGVIFSLIASATALLLGSILIFSVSAKPALNDPNQPVPTAQGNFLTLAMMVGMTLLPFPAYGTVMARRGQERTQAMRDEMSARGGQLERPGRVVSIEDLESLPLPKFGSWVAQLFRNNNFKLKNYKFNKDVIDLYLERNETAELWLVRCTISESLKPGQVQELYQDLRDNPEWHKGVIVTSLKVQDGARKSAKSRPNVEVLDGETLLEING; via the coding sequence ATGGCAACTCCCGTATCTCAAGAAACCAAAACTGATCTGAAAGACGTGAAGCCTCAAGCTCCGGCAGTTCCGTTGCTCTGGCGGCAGTTGTGGATCGCTGGCTTGCTAACTGGCTTGGTCTGGTGTTTGGTAATTTTTGCCCCATTCTCCTACATGATCTATTTGGCTGGGGTGATTCCAATTGGCGGTGGGATTTATCTGGGTCGTAAGATTCAGGGCCGCGCGTTGGTTCATGGGGTGATTTTTTCGCTGATTGCTAGCGCCACAGCCTTGCTGCTTGGCTCAATTTTAATTTTTAGCGTTAGCGCCAAACCAGCCTTGAATGACCCTAACCAGCCTGTACCGACCGCTCAAGGCAACTTTTTGACCTTGGCCATGATGGTTGGTATGACCTTGCTGCCCTTCCCTGCCTATGGCACGGTGATGGCGCGACGGGGCCAAGAACGTACCCAAGCCATGCGCGATGAAATGAGTGCTCGTGGTGGCCAACTCGAACGTCCAGGCCGCGTCGTTAGCATCGAAGACCTTGAATCGTTGCCGTTGCCAAAATTTGGCTCATGGGTCGCCCAATTGTTTCGCAACAATAACTTCAAACTCAAAAACTATAAATTCAATAAAGATGTGATTGATCTTTATCTTGAACGCAACGAAACCGCTGAGCTTTGGCTGGTCCGCTGTACCATCAGCGAATCGCTCAAACCTGGCCAAGTTCAAGAGTTGTATCAAGACTTGCGCGATAACCCCGAGTGGCACAAAGGCGTAATCGTCACCTCATTGAAGGTGCAAGATGGCGCACGCAAATCGGCTAAATCGCGACCAAACGTCGAGGTGCTTGATGGCGAAACCCTGCTGGAGATCAACGGCTAA
- the rnc gene encoding ribonuclease III — protein MDLNKLQAELGYTFNDLNFLRAAMLHRSYVHEHPEAGSESNERLEFLGDALLNFICGSFLFHEFPELGEGDLTKTRAMLVQTRTLAGLARRFNLGSYVQISRGEERAKARERDNLLADAFEALLAAIALDGGWEAARNFVLPLLKSVKASGVQNQDYKTDLQQYVQGRINLTPSYREVNVTGPDHERTWTIEVWAGDALLGVGVGTSKTMASQAAARAALEALQSEQTTLPEQR, from the coding sequence ATGGATTTAAACAAACTACAAGCTGAACTTGGTTACACATTCAACGACTTGAATTTTTTGCGAGCGGCAATGCTGCATCGCTCGTATGTACACGAACACCCGGAAGCTGGCTCGGAATCGAACGAACGCCTAGAATTTTTGGGCGATGCACTTTTAAATTTTATTTGTGGCTCTTTTTTATTTCACGAGTTTCCTGAGCTTGGCGAAGGCGATTTAACTAAAACTCGCGCGATGTTGGTGCAAACCCGAACCTTGGCAGGTTTGGCACGCCGTTTCAATTTGGGCAGTTATGTGCAAATTAGCCGCGGCGAGGAACGTGCCAAAGCTCGTGAACGCGATAATTTGCTGGCCGATGCCTTTGAGGCCTTGTTGGCGGCAATCGCGCTTGATGGTGGTTGGGAAGCTGCCCGTAATTTTGTCTTGCCGTTGCTGAAGTCGGTCAAGGCCAGCGGTGTGCAAAACCAAGATTACAAGACCGATTTGCAACAATATGTCCAAGGCCGAATTAACCTAACGCCTAGTTACCGCGAAGTTAATGTGACTGGCCCCGACCATGAACGGACGTGGACGATTGAGGTTTGGGCGGGTGATGCGCTGTTGGGAGTTGGGGTCGGAACTTCAAAAACTATGGCTTCACAGGCGGCAGCACGGGCAGCGCTGGAAGCGCTCCAAAGCGAACAAACTACCTTACCTGAACAACGCTAA
- a CDS encoding glycosyltransferase family 4 protein → MRSQRPVALVTPWFGPDTRGGAEDQARDLAQAIHAQGADIEVWTTTGRDSFTERTAEHYPAGLSDWNGLPIRRWPMAAPAMGIPPVVRRLAARSGRRLPDHPAHEINLLGSLPNSDGLYEHLLAHPERRCIFMPYPMGLSYWGSFLAQGRAYHIPCLHDEPYAYYSTYREMLRRAQGTIFNSRPERDLALRLYELDPAKTSVAGEGIDLNRVGDAARFRQHYGLGAEPILLYVGRADWGKHVPQLLAYFREWKAETGRPLRFVRIGAGELNAPSILAPWVLDLGFVEPQTKYDAYAAASVFCQLSTIESFSIVLMESWLQGRPALVNADCPVTTDFVLRSGGGIPCQGYREWASSLSYLLDRPELSAAMGAAGREFVLRECRWNEVAQRTLAAL, encoded by the coding sequence ATGAGATCGCAACGTCCTGTAGCGCTGGTAACGCCATGGTTTGGCCCCGATACTCGTGGTGGAGCCGAAGATCAAGCCCGCGATCTGGCCCAGGCCATCCATGCTCAAGGCGCGGATATTGAAGTTTGGACGACGACAGGCCGTGATTCATTTACTGAACGGACGGCTGAGCACTATCCCGCTGGCTTGAGCGATTGGAATGGTCTGCCAATTCGGCGTTGGCCGATGGCCGCGCCAGCGATGGGTATTCCGCCAGTGGTGCGGCGTTTAGCAGCTCGTTCTGGGCGGCGCTTGCCCGACCATCCAGCCCATGAAATTAATTTATTGGGTAGCTTGCCAAATAGCGATGGTTTATATGAACATTTGTTAGCACATCCTGAGCGGCGCTGCATTTTTATGCCCTACCCGATGGGCTTGTCGTATTGGGGTAGTTTTTTGGCGCAAGGTCGGGCTTATCATATTCCTTGCTTGCATGATGAGCCATATGCCTACTATTCGACCTATCGTGAAATGTTGCGGCGTGCGCAAGGCACGATTTTCAATAGTCGGCCTGAGCGCGATTTAGCCTTGCGGTTGTATGAGCTTGATCCGGCTAAAACGAGTGTCGCGGGTGAGGGTATCGATCTGAATCGGGTTGGTGATGCGGCGCGGTTTCGCCAACACTATGGGCTAGGTGCTGAGCCAATTCTGCTCTATGTTGGGCGAGCCGATTGGGGTAAGCATGTGCCACAGTTGCTAGCCTATTTTCGTGAATGGAAGGCTGAAACTGGTCGCCCGTTGCGCTTTGTGCGAATCGGCGCTGGCGAATTGAATGCCCCAAGTATTTTAGCGCCGTGGGTACTCGATTTGGGCTTCGTCGAGCCGCAAACCAAGTATGATGCCTACGCAGCGGCCAGCGTTTTTTGCCAACTTTCGACGATTGAAAGCTTTTCGATTGTGTTGATGGAAAGCTGGTTGCAAGGCCGCCCAGCCTTGGTCAATGCCGATTGTCCGGTGACGACTGATTTTGTATTGCGCAGCGGCGGTGGGATTCCATGCCAAGGCTATCGCGAGTGGGCCAGTAGTTTGAGCTATTTGCTGGATCGGCCTGAGCTGAGCGCCGCCATGGGTGCTGCTGGCCGCGAGTTTGTGCTCCGCGAGTGCCGTTGGAATGAAGTTGCTCAGCGTACCTTGGCAGCCCTTTAA
- a CDS encoding YdeI/OmpD-associated family protein → MSEKPKAELPTLSFVDQAAWREWLDSEHATSKGIWLKMAKKATGIASINYAEALDVALCYGWIDGQKKSFDAQAWLQKFTPRGKKSIWSNVNRGHIERLTAAGLMQPAGEAEVARAKADGRWDAAYDSQKNATIPEDFQAALDASPTAASFFATLKSSQRYSFLFRIQTAKKPETRTKRIQEFVALLERGETL, encoded by the coding sequence ATGAGTGAAAAACCAAAAGCTGAATTACCAACGCTTAGTTTTGTTGATCAAGCGGCATGGCGTGAATGGCTCGACTCTGAACATGCCACCAGCAAGGGCATCTGGCTTAAAATGGCCAAAAAAGCTACGGGCATTGCTTCAATTAATTATGCCGAGGCGCTCGATGTGGCATTGTGCTATGGCTGGATTGACGGCCAAAAAAAGAGTTTTGATGCGCAAGCTTGGTTGCAAAAGTTTACGCCGCGCGGCAAAAAAAGCATCTGGTCAAACGTTAATCGCGGCCATATTGAACGCTTAACCGCTGCTGGCTTGATGCAACCCGCTGGCGAGGCCGAAGTTGCACGCGCTAAAGCTGATGGCCGTTGGGATGCTGCCTACGATTCACAGAAGAATGCCACGATTCCTGAGGATTTTCAGGCCGCACTCGATGCTAGCCCAACTGCCGCTAGTTTTTTTGCTACACTCAAATCATCACAGCGCTATTCGTTTTTGTTTCGCATCCAAACTGCTAAAAAGCCCGAAACCCGCACGAAGCGCATTCAAGAATTTGTAGCTTTGCTCGAACGCGGTGAAACCTTGTAA
- a CDS encoding ABC transporter permease, whose product MLQDYGHMAYVAEYPQTTVRRKQRRAWLGSSRLWVGLSLLGLLLAWRGLVAWQQYPAFVLPTPEAVASRWWQELTQGALLQHTSRTLIEALGGFGLAFGASLVLGYILAHWHWLDRIVSPQLAIVQAIPIVAVAPLILIWVGADLRAKLLVAALVTFFPMLSSVIVALRSVPRDIREMAAISGANRWQSLWQIELPLALPGIFGGIKTGLALATTGAVVAEFIGGREGLGALINIARGLFDTPLIFAALLTLGLLTFGFYQLAMWLERRLVTWE is encoded by the coding sequence ATGCTTCAAGATTATGGCCACATGGCCTATGTTGCTGAATATCCTCAAACCACGGTGCGCCGCAAGCAACGCCGTGCTTGGTTGGGTTCGAGTCGGTTGTGGGTTGGGCTTTCGTTGCTGGGCTTGCTGTTGGCATGGCGCGGGTTAGTTGCTTGGCAGCAATACCCAGCCTTTGTTTTGCCAACGCCTGAAGCCGTTGCTAGCCGCTGGTGGCAGGAATTAACCCAAGGTGCGTTGCTGCAACACACCTCTCGCACCTTAATCGAGGCACTGGGCGGTTTTGGCTTGGCCTTTGGTGCAAGCTTGGTTTTGGGCTATATCTTGGCCCATTGGCATTGGCTCGATCGGATTGTCTCGCCGCAACTGGCGATTGTTCAAGCGATTCCAATCGTCGCGGTTGCGCCGTTGATTTTGATTTGGGTTGGTGCTGATTTGCGGGCTAAATTGTTGGTTGCCGCCTTGGTTACCTTCTTTCCGATGCTCAGCAGCGTGATTGTGGCTTTGCGCAGCGTGCCTCGCGATATTCGTGAAATGGCGGCGATCAGCGGAGCCAATCGCTGGCAAAGTTTGTGGCAGATTGAATTGCCCTTGGCCTTGCCGGGGATTTTCGGTGGGATCAAAACAGGCCTGGCCTTGGCCACGACTGGCGCGGTTGTCGCTGAGTTTATTGGTGGCCGCGAAGGGCTGGGAGCGCTGATTAATATCGCTCGTGGTTTATTCGATACGCCGCTGATTTTTGCGGCTTTGTTGACCCTCGGTTTGCTGACATTTGGGTTTTATCAGCTAGCAATGTGGCTAGAACGACGTTTGGTCACCTGGGAATAA